In Musa acuminata AAA Group cultivar baxijiao chromosome BXJ2-10, Cavendish_Baxijiao_AAA, whole genome shotgun sequence, a genomic segment contains:
- the LOC135624247 gene encoding uncharacterized protein LOC135624247: MGMMSIASSAPEAASPAHCRAHKAFLLSNYILLGAASSCIFLTLSLRLFPSLNGFLLILLHGLTIAAAVAGCTAASSSGSSGRWYGAHMVATVLAAILQGAVAVLVFTRTADFLAEGLRSYVREEDGVVILRMVGALCVVIFCMEWMVMALAFVLRYYAYVDGNAMGRSAKVQQGERASNWQPFQV, from the coding sequence ATGGGGATGATGTCCATCGCTTCTTCGGCCCCGGAGGCCGCCTCGCCGGCACACTGCCGCGCGCACAAGGCCTTCCTCCTCAGCAACTACATCCTCCTGGGGGCCGCCTCCAGCTGCATCTTCCTCACCCTCTCCCTCCGCCTCTTCCCCTCCCTCAACggcttcctcctcatcctcctccacgGGCTCACCATCGCCGCCGCGGTAGCCGGCTGCACCGCAGCATCCTCCTCCGGCAGCTCCGGCCGCTGGTACGGCGCGCACATGGTGGCCACCGTGCTGGCCGCCATCCTCCAGGGGGCCGTGGCCGTGCTGGTGTTCACGAGGACGGCGGACTTCCTGGCGGAGGGACTCAGGTCCTACGTCAGGGAGGAAGACGGGGTGGTGATACTGAGGATGGTTGGGGCGCTGTGCGTCGTCATCTTCTGCATGGAGTGGATGGTGATGGCTTTGGCCTTCGTGTTGAGGTACTACGCCTATGTGGACGGGAATGCCATGGGGAGAAGCGCCAAGGTGCAGCAGGGGGAGCGTGCAAGTAACTGGCAGCCATTCCAGGTCTGA
- the LOC135583806 gene encoding protein SHORT-ROOT-like: protein MQNTDPCHHHPSISCLLEPKDPREEEKWAAELIQECAKAIAEKDSSKIHHLLWMLNELATPYGDCDQKLASYFLQALLCRATEAGELCYTTLISAAEKQQSFVTARKVMLKFQEVSPWTTFGHVASNGAIMEAMEGESKLHIVDISNTYCTQWPTLMEALASRGSDTPHLRLTVVAMVSMGGSVMDEIGRRMVKFARLMGVPFEFRVVSIASTLGQLTEEELGLRKDEAVVVNCVGALRRVRVEERDAFMRMLCALRPRVVTVVEEEADFTTSKGDLVACFEQCVKFYSIFLGMLEESFSPTSNERFLLEKECSRSILGVLACNGGGVSERREKASQWCERLTEAFAPTAFNDDVIGDLEALLERYREGWSLVPAKGNAAGLYLTWKAEPVVWASAWKPIKP, encoded by the coding sequence ATGCAGAATACAGATCCTTGTCACCATCATCCGTCCATCAGCTGCTTGTTGGAGCCTAAAGATccaagagaggaagagaaatggGCGGCAGAGCTCATCCAAGAGTGTGCAAAGGCCATCGCCGAGAAGGATTCCAGTAAGATCCATCACCTTCTTTGGATGTTGAACGAGCTTGCGACCCCCTATGGCGACTGTGACCAGAAGCTGGCGTCTTATTTCTTGCAAGCTCTCCTTTGTCGAGCAACCGAGGCAGGAGAGCTCTGCTACACCACCCTGATATCGGCGGCGGAGAAGCAGCAGTCCTTCGTGACGGCGAGGAAGGTGATGCTCAAGTTTCAGGAGGTGAGCCCCTGGACAACCTTCGGCCATGTCGCGTCCAATGGGGCCATCATGGAAGCCATGGAAGGCGAAAGCAAGCTCCATATCGTCGACATCAGTAACACCTACTGCACGCAGTGGCCGACTCTAATGGAGGCCTTGGCGAGTCGTGGCAGCGACACGCCGCACCTGCGGCTCACTGTGGTGGCGATGGTCAGCATGGGCGGATCGGTCATGGACGAGATAGGACGGAGGATGGTGAAGTTCGCGAGATTGATGGGAGTGCCGTTCGAGTTCCGTGTGGTGAGCATCGCGTCGACGCTGGGCCAGCTGACCGAGGAGGAGCTGGGGCTGCGGAAGGACGAGGCCGTCGTGGTGAACTGCGTCGGGGCCCTGAGAAGGGTTCGCGTCGAGGAGAGGGACGCGTTCATGCGCATGCTCTGCGCGCTGCGGCCTCGGGTGGTgacggtggtggaggaggaggccgaCTTCACCACCTCGAAAGGCGACTTGGTGGCCTGCTTCGAGCAGTGCGTGAAATTCTACAGCATCTTCCTGGGAATGCTGGAGGAGAGCTTCTCGCCCACCAGCAACGAGAGGTTCCTGCTGGAGAAGGAGTGCTCGAGGAGCATACTGGGTGTTCTTGCCTGCAACGGCGGTGGCGTCAGCGAGAGGAGGGAAAAGGCAAGCCAATGGTGCGAGAGACTGACGGAGGCCTTCGCGCCGACCGCTTTCAACGACGACGTGATCGGCGACCTGGAGGCGCTGCTAGAGAGGTACAGAGAAGGGTGGTCACTGGTGCCAGCAAAAGGCAACGCCGCAGGACTCTACCTGACATGGAAAGCGGAACCAGTGGTGTGGGCATCTGCTTGGAAGCCAATCAAACCTTAA